The Calothrix sp. PCC 7507 DNA segment TGCCAATGTTGTCACTAGTTCTGTGCGGTAAATTTGTAGGGAAGAGTTGACAGCTTTTTGAACTAGATAATGGGCTATTGGCCCAATGAAATCTGCTAACTTTTGCTCACATTGAATAATAAAGCGATCGTCGATAGGTAAATCATCTGAATTTATCTCTGTTTTGGGTGTTGATTCCTCTAACATAAATATTGTTTTTTTTTCTAGCTCCAGTCCTTGCTTGTCAGTTAAATGTAATTTCAAATTATCAACTAATTCTTGGCAATCACAAGCATGTACTGCAACTTTTTTTAATAATGTAGGGGCTATCGGACCAACAATTTCTATGAGAATATTTTCCAGTTTATTATAATCTTCTTGAGAAACAAGTAACTGAGGCTGGAATTCATTTAAAGTTATTTCATAATCAGTTTTTTGAAAGGGAATTGGTTCAAAAATTTTGCAGTTAAAATCTTCTTGTGGAGTTTTGGTTTCTGAAGTTGGTGCAATGAGTTTGAGATTAAAATCTCTTACTAAAATTTCTGGTTCTGAAATTGGACTAATAAAGTTGGGACTAAAATTATTTCGTGAAGTTTCTGGTTCTGAAATTGGCTCTACAAGTTTGAGATGACAATCTTTAGTAGACGTTTTTTTGACTCCTATTCTATCAACAATTTTTAAAGTTTTTCCTCTAACTGTCTGCTGTGATAGGGGCAAATAAACTGTAATTTGGCAACCTAATCCTGGCTCAGTATCAAGACTGAAATTACCTTTTAAGGCTTCGACTCGTTCTTGCATCCCTTGGAGTCCGAATCCAATGGTTTTTTCCGATAAGCTGAATCCTTTGCCATTATCTAAGATCAGGAGGCGCACAATGCTGGAAGTATGACAGAGATCAATCTCTACGTTTTTTGCTGATGCATATTTGCAAATATTTGTCAATGCTTCTTGTATAATTCTATATAGAGTTGTGGCAACTTCGGTAGGCAAAGACTGACAGAGGTTAATGTTGGTAGAAGGTAAAACCCCTGTAGCTTGATAAAAATTTTGCACCAGAGAATCGATCATATCTGTTAATGATTGCTCTGTAGGCGCAACCTCGCGCATACTGTTAACAGATTGGCGAACTTCTTGAATAGCGATCGCTCCTAGCTGCTGGGCTTGTTCTAAAAATTTCTCGGCTAGGGCGGGATCAAGATACCAAAGTCTGTGCGCCGTTTGCAGCTGAATATTGAGAGTTGTCAGCGCGTTTCCCAAGGAATCATGAATGTCTCGCGCAATGCGTTGGCGTTCTTGTAAGGCTGCTAAGTCTTCAATTTGCAGGATGTGTTGCCGCATCTGCTCACGGGCTATGGATAGATCGATGTGATGCTCTGCTACCACGATATTCACCCACTGCAATAGTAAATTGTTAGGCTACATACCTATTCCATCACTTACAGTAGGTGATTTTCCGGATTTCTACGAATATTATTTATTTAATTTTGTTAAAAACACGTGAGCGGCTGTTTTTAAACAATTGTGAAGTATTTGTTTCGAGCTTGGGCAACTGTTGTATGAAGTAAGTCTATTTTCTTGCAAAAGCCTAATTAGCTCTTTTGGTTTTAGAACAGGTAGATTTTTGGGGAATTGAGGAGAGCGATCGCCCTCAATTTATGTCGCATCCACACAGCTACTTCTACATAAGTGAGTGTTGATTTAATAATTTATATCAACACTAAATCTTTTGATCTAGCATCGTCTTTTTAACCGCTTGCACTAAATCTTCTTCTGTGCATTTATACAAATCCCGCAAGCGGAAAACTTGCCATACTTCCAACTTTGGTGTTGTTCTACCCTTTTCCCAATTGCGAACGGAAGATTCCGCGCAGTCTAGCTCTTTTGCTACATCTAAGACTGTAAGCCCTGCACGATCTCTCAAGGCTCTCAAATCCATAGCTGACTAGACCTTTGATCTAATTTGCCGTTAAAAGTTAACGTTAAGTATTGACAAAATATATTAGTTTGCACTTTAATCATCATTGAAGAGGCGTTAGTACATCCCCGCCAAGAGACTCGCTAACGCCCTTCACTTAACTATTTATGGATAGATTAATCATGCCACAAAACAACGAATACAGCGATTTCTCGTTAGAGATTAAAGCGAACGCATACAAAGAACGTTTGAATCCTTGGGCTATTACTCGTTTACTTCCAGATATGCAACGGGTAACTGTTGCTAGATTTCGCACTCGATCTGATGCAGAAGGTCATTTGCAACGGTTACGTCAACTCATCCCAGACGCTAGCTTTAAGGTGGTTTTTGATTGTCAGCGTGAGGAAGTTGTGATTTAGAGGAATTGCGATGTCTAACGACAAGCCGCTCCGCGTCTACGCACTTTCTGGGGTGAGGGTGCGATGATAGGCTCCGCGAACCGCCGAAGGCATCGCATTTTGGAATCAGGGGTGTGATTCTTAATCAATAACGGATACTAGAAATTTATGGCATCACCCAAAATCGATTGGCTGTAGTGATGGGAGTCAATCGTTCCAGTGTTTTTGGCTGGGTAAATGAAATTGCAGATCCACCTGGAGATACGGTGGTAAAAATTTGCAAGGCGCTTCAAGAAATTGAGCCTG contains these protein-coding regions:
- a CDS encoding sensor histidine kinase: MVAEHHIDLSIAREQMRQHILQIEDLAALQERQRIARDIHDSLGNALTTLNIQLQTAHRLWYLDPALAEKFLEQAQQLGAIAIQEVRQSVNSMREVAPTEQSLTDMIDSLVQNFYQATGVLPSTNINLCQSLPTEVATTLYRIIQEALTNICKYASAKNVEIDLCHTSSIVRLLILDNGKGFSLSEKTIGFGLQGMQERVEALKGNFSLDTEPGLGCQITVYLPLSQQTVRGKTLKIVDRIGVKKTSTKDCHLKLVEPISEPETSRNNFSPNFISPISEPEILVRDFNLKLIAPTSETKTPQEDFNCKIFEPIPFQKTDYEITLNEFQPQLLVSQEDYNKLENILIEIVGPIAPTLLKKVAVHACDCQELVDNLKLHLTDKQGLELEKKTIFMLEESTPKTEINSDDLPIDDRFIIQCEQKLADFIGPIAHYLVQKAVNSSLQIYRTELVTTLATEISDPHKASQFQEQLLSEISH
- a CDS encoding helix-turn-helix transcriptional regulator; the protein is MDLRALRDRAGLTVLDVAKELDCAESSVRNWEKGRTTPKLEVWQVFRLRDLYKCTEEDLVQAVKKTMLDQKI
- a CDS encoding helix-turn-helix transcriptional regulator, giving the protein MTQNRLAVVMGVNRSSVFGWVNEIADPPGDTVVKICKALQEIEPAAAEEFVSLFWEDLEKDTQRS